A region from the Burkholderiales bacterium genome encodes:
- a CDS encoding EAL domain-containing protein, giving the protein MRIDTGTANNLRVLMLEDLELDAELCHEELKRGGLSCDVHRVDTRQGFENALEGWRPDIILSDFSMPRFDGMSALGIARERTPATPFIFVSGTIGEERAVEAMKRGATDYVLKHHMNRLVPVVKRALREQSERDAHRKTGRALDETRARLDGILASLTDAVWSVSLAPMEVSYANAAAESVYGRPLSELVSQPGLVLDAVHPDDRARFTAAWADAANGGMLDVEHRVITPEGDVRWIHVRARGVRGDDGRIVRIDGISRNITRRRNAEERVARLTRVRAVLSGINAAIVRVRDPAQLYHDACHIVVHDGGFGFAWAGRVEGARGHIDPIAHCCLDLMLTRGNGIALQMGGDSPPALIAQAARSGKVVLSNALQGDEALIEGGRDEPRGFRSIAVVPIRCGDRMAGVLALFGAEPDFFGEQEVKLLDELSANLSFAMDYMEKAASVDYLAYYDALTELPNRRLFFDRLAQLATLAHTERYAFAVAVIDIARFRGINETLGPSGADAILTESAKRLRDAGGAAATCARITSDRFALTLHDLNPESGAALAIEHVMKSFDEPFEVDGTCVAVQARAGVAMFPEDGATPDALFANAEAALQHAKRSGARLRFYAREMNARAAEMLQLENELHAAVRERQFVLHYQPRVELRTGRICGFEALIRWQSPARGLVPPGVFIPLLEDTGLVLHVGRWALQQAAADAAQWHRDGIVMPPIGVNVSAVQLRESDFVDHVLDAIASVGGSRSSIELELTESVVMSDVEGNARKLAAIRDAGVRIAIDDFGTGYSSLAYLARLPVDALKIDRSFVSSMNDSPVQMAIVTTVISLARSLGLSAVAEGVESEDEARVLATLRCDEGQGFLYSRPVPAAAVPALLTRMGNAEDDRTPLRALQRAAHERTVSRLRRLLGRG; this is encoded by the coding sequence ATGCGTATCGATACCGGGACGGCGAACAACCTGCGTGTCCTGATGCTGGAGGACCTCGAGCTCGACGCCGAGCTCTGCCACGAGGAGCTCAAACGGGGCGGCCTGTCGTGCGACGTGCACCGTGTGGATACGCGGCAGGGTTTCGAGAATGCCCTCGAAGGGTGGCGCCCCGACATCATTCTTTCCGATTTCAGCATGCCGCGCTTCGACGGCATGAGCGCGCTGGGCATCGCCCGGGAGCGCACCCCTGCGACGCCGTTCATATTCGTATCCGGCACGATCGGCGAGGAGCGCGCCGTCGAAGCGATGAAGCGCGGCGCGACCGATTACGTCCTGAAGCACCACATGAACCGCCTCGTGCCGGTGGTGAAGCGCGCGCTGCGCGAGCAAAGCGAGCGCGACGCGCATCGCAAGACCGGCCGCGCGCTCGACGAGACCCGGGCGCGCCTCGACGGGATACTCGCCTCGCTCACCGACGCGGTGTGGTCGGTCTCGCTCGCGCCGATGGAAGTGAGCTACGCCAACGCCGCGGCCGAGTCGGTCTACGGGCGGCCGCTGTCGGAGCTCGTCTCGCAGCCCGGGCTCGTGCTGGATGCGGTGCACCCCGATGACCGGGCGCGCTTCACGGCCGCCTGGGCCGACGCCGCCAACGGCGGCATGCTGGACGTCGAGCACCGCGTCATCACGCCGGAGGGCGACGTGCGCTGGATCCACGTGCGCGCGCGCGGCGTGCGCGGGGACGACGGCCGCATCGTTCGCATCGACGGCATATCGCGCAACATCACACGCCGGCGCAACGCCGAAGAGCGCGTGGCGAGGCTCACGCGCGTGCGCGCGGTGTTGAGCGGCATCAACGCCGCGATCGTCAGGGTCCGCGATCCGGCGCAGCTCTATCACGACGCGTGTCACATCGTCGTGCACGACGGCGGGTTCGGGTTCGCCTGGGCCGGCCGGGTCGAGGGCGCCCGCGGACACATCGATCCGATCGCGCATTGCTGTCTCGATCTGATGCTGACACGCGGCAACGGCATCGCGCTGCAGATGGGCGGCGATTCGCCGCCGGCCCTCATCGCGCAGGCCGCGCGCAGCGGAAAAGTGGTGCTGTCGAACGCGCTGCAGGGCGATGAGGCGCTGATCGAGGGCGGCCGGGACGAGCCCCGCGGCTTCCGCTCGATCGCCGTGGTGCCGATCCGGTGCGGGGACCGCATGGCGGGGGTGCTCGCGCTGTTCGGCGCGGAGCCGGACTTCTTCGGCGAGCAGGAGGTGAAGCTGCTCGACGAGCTCTCCGCGAACCTGTCGTTCGCGATGGACTACATGGAGAAAGCGGCGAGCGTCGATTACCTCGCGTACTACGATGCCCTGACCGAGCTGCCGAACCGCAGGCTGTTCTTCGATCGCCTCGCGCAGCTCGCGACGCTCGCGCACACCGAGCGTTACGCCTTCGCCGTCGCAGTCATCGACATCGCCCGCTTTCGCGGCATCAACGAGACGCTGGGGCCGTCAGGCGCCGACGCGATACTCACCGAGTCGGCAAAGCGGCTCCGCGATGCCGGCGGTGCGGCGGCGACGTGCGCCCGCATCACCTCGGACCGTTTCGCGCTGACCCTGCACGACCTCAACCCGGAATCGGGCGCGGCGCTCGCCATCGAGCACGTGATGAAATCCTTCGACGAGCCGTTCGAAGTCGACGGCACCTGCGTTGCCGTGCAGGCCAGGGCCGGCGTGGCGATGTTCCCGGAGGACGGTGCGACGCCCGACGCGCTGTTCGCCAACGCCGAAGCGGCGCTCCAGCACGCCAAGCGATCGGGTGCCCGGCTGCGCTTCTATGCGCGCGAGATGAACGCCCGCGCCGCCGAGATGCTGCAACTGGAGAACGAGCTTCACGCGGCGGTTCGCGAACGGCAATTCGTCCTGCACTACCAGCCTCGCGTCGAGCTGAGGACGGGGCGCATCTGCGGCTTCGAGGCGCTCATCCGCTGGCAGAGCCCGGCACGCGGGCTGGTCCCGCCCGGCGTCTTCATTCCGCTGCTGGAAGACACCGGCCTGGTCCTGCACGTCGGGCGCTGGGCCCTGCAGCAGGCGGCCGCGGATGCGGCGCAGTGGCATCGCGACGGCATCGTCATGCCTCCGATCGGAGTGAACGTCTCCGCCGTTCAGCTTCGCGAATCCGATTTCGTCGACCACGTGCTCGATGCGATCGCGAGCGTCGGCGGAAGCCGTTCGTCCATCGAGCTCGAGCTGACCGAGTCGGTGGTGATGTCCGACGTCGAAGGCAATGCGCGCAAGCTCGCCGCCATCCGCGACGCGGGCGTGCGTATCGCAATCGACGACTTCGGCACGGGTTATTCGTCTCTCGCCTATCTCGCGCGCTTGCCCGTCGATGCGCTCAAGATCGACCGCTCGTTCGTCTCTTCGATGAACGACAGTCCGGTGCAGATGGCGATCGTCACCACGGTGATCTCGCTCGCACGCAGCCTCGGCTTGAGCGCGGTAGCCGAAGGCGTCGAGAGCGAGGACGAAGCGCGCGTGCTGGCCACGCTGCGCTGCGACGAAGGCCAGGGCTTTCTGTACAGCCGCCCCGTGCCCGCGGCGGCGGTGCCCGCATTGCTGACCCGCATGGGAAATGCCGAGGACGACCGCACGCCGCTGCGCGCGCTGCAGCGCGCGGCGCACGAGAGGACGGTGTCGCGCCTGCGCCGCCTGCTCGGCCGGGGTTAG
- a CDS encoding DUF4142 domain-containing protein, which yields MNVTRIAFAAAIALAVPTAYAAQGGPTDPQIAAIVVTANQVDIDAGKVAESRSSNKEVKEFAKRMVTDHTGVNKQATELVTKLKVKPEENDTSKSLKAGGDASLKKLQGLKGAEFDKAYVDNEVAYHQAVLDALDKTLIPSASNAELKALLVKVRPAFVAHLEHAKHLQASLKK from the coding sequence ATGAACGTCACACGCATCGCCTTCGCCGCCGCCATCGCGCTCGCCGTGCCCACGGCTTACGCCGCGCAGGGCGGTCCCACCGATCCGCAGATCGCCGCCATCGTCGTCACCGCCAACCAGGTCGACATCGACGCCGGCAAGGTCGCCGAATCGCGCTCTTCCAACAAGGAAGTGAAGGAATTCGCCAAGCGCATGGTCACCGACCACACCGGCGTCAACAAGCAGGCGACCGAGCTCGTGACCAAGCTCAAGGTCAAGCCCGAGGAGAACGACACGAGCAAATCGCTGAAGGCCGGCGGCGACGCCAGCCTCAAGAAGCTGCAGGGCCTGAAAGGCGCCGAGTTCGACAAGGCGTACGTCGACAACGAGGTCGCGTATCACCAGGCGGTGCTCGACGCGCTCGACAAGACCCTCATCCCGAGCGCTTCGAACGCGGAGCTCAAGGCACTGCTCGTGAAAGTGCGCCCGGCGTTCGTCGCGCACCTCGAGCACGCCAAGCACCTGCAGGCGTCGCTGAAGAAGTGA
- a CDS encoding response regulator: MEEFEQIEILLVEDNPLDAELTMTALKSGKVANNITWVKDGEEALEYIFRKGRYASRPDVHPRLVFLDLKMPKVGGIEVLTAIKADEHTRRIPVVVMTSSQEESDLARTYDLGVNSYVVKPVDFNALADVTRQAGYYWLAINRSVPG, translated from the coding sequence ATGGAAGAGTTTGAGCAGATCGAGATCTTGCTGGTAGAAGACAACCCGCTCGACGCCGAGCTCACCATGACCGCGTTGAAGAGCGGCAAGGTGGCCAACAACATCACGTGGGTGAAGGACGGCGAGGAAGCGCTCGAGTACATCTTCCGCAAGGGCCGCTACGCGAGCCGGCCCGACGTCCACCCGCGACTGGTGTTCCTCGATCTGAAGATGCCCAAGGTCGGCGGCATCGAGGTGCTCACCGCGATCAAGGCGGACGAGCACACCAGGCGCATCCCGGTGGTCGTGATGACCTCGTCGCAAGAAGAGAGCGATCTCGCCAGGACGTACGACCTCGGCGTGAACAGCTACGTCGTCAAGCCGGTGGATTTCAACGCGCTCGCCGACGTGACGCGCCAGGCCGGCTATTACTGGCTCGCCATAAACCGAAGTGTTCCGGGCTGA
- a CDS encoding PAS domain-containing protein, translating to MVEGQPASSDPAARAARGEGDAGQGDRRADVIEYVGTTSSAACVFDLETRACLAVNDAAAGLLGVSGIPANALTVADLQISEEPGQPAAPSPFMRRAAMIERVGSDGGVVVCDVMTQAIAGPGRGLLLAILIEHAVPARTRALLREREQLFDALVEHAPDIIARIDRELRHVYVNPAVINATGLAACDITSGSLRRGGVPLELCARWAAAMRHVFASGRPYHFELSFTTPAGEKHYESRMLPEPGADGSIETVLAIARDVTHRRRAEIALAEAQRELSATAHAVESLADALPHPVRIYDRQLRHVYANAANAALSPVAPADVRGRSNLQAHYAAHLATRWDDELRRAFDTALAATSRFESTRGGERTIYESHALPLTDAAGEVDRVIWVAFDVGHAEKAANEEAHDAARRRNALVREVHHRVKNNLQGIVGLLRQLADRDDALGPPLSKAIVQLQAIAVIHGLQGQELRENVPLVGMLGEIASSVERATGAVIEYDAAAVRDDAPVSVRESEAVTIALALNELMMNAAKHRRDGGRIAISTLVHARRAVVEVSNEGRLDLAFDYASNAGLGTGLELVKALLPLDGVRLSYTQDGVHVKATLELAAPVLVSEQETSETRDDWDRRKRPHSDRRR from the coding sequence ATGGTGGAAGGGCAGCCGGCCTCGTCCGACCCGGCCGCGCGCGCGGCGCGCGGCGAGGGCGACGCTGGACAGGGGGATCGTCGCGCCGACGTCATCGAGTACGTCGGCACGACGTCGTCCGCCGCGTGCGTCTTCGATCTCGAGACGCGCGCATGCCTCGCCGTGAACGACGCCGCCGCGGGCCTGCTCGGCGTGAGCGGCATCCCGGCGAACGCGCTCACCGTCGCCGACCTTCAGATTTCGGAAGAGCCCGGTCAGCCCGCCGCGCCGTCGCCGTTCATGCGGCGCGCGGCGATGATCGAGCGCGTGGGCAGCGACGGCGGGGTCGTCGTGTGCGACGTCATGACGCAGGCTATCGCGGGACCCGGCCGCGGCCTGCTGCTCGCGATCCTGATCGAGCACGCCGTGCCGGCGCGCACGCGGGCGCTGTTGCGCGAGCGCGAGCAGCTGTTCGATGCGCTCGTCGAGCACGCGCCCGACATCATCGCGCGCATCGATCGCGAGCTTCGTCACGTCTACGTCAACCCGGCCGTCATCAACGCGACCGGTCTGGCTGCCTGCGACATCACCAGCGGCAGCCTTCGGCGGGGCGGAGTGCCTCTCGAGCTGTGCGCGCGCTGGGCCGCCGCAATGCGGCACGTCTTCGCATCCGGCCGTCCTTACCATTTCGAGCTGAGCTTTACGACGCCGGCCGGAGAGAAGCACTACGAGTCGCGGATGCTCCCGGAGCCCGGCGCCGACGGCTCGATCGAGACCGTGCTCGCGATCGCGCGCGACGTCACGCATCGCAGGCGCGCGGAGATCGCGCTCGCCGAAGCGCAGCGGGAGCTGAGCGCCACGGCGCACGCGGTGGAATCTCTCGCCGACGCTCTCCCGCATCCCGTGCGCATCTACGACCGGCAGCTGCGGCACGTCTACGCGAACGCTGCGAACGCGGCGCTCTCCCCGGTCGCGCCCGCCGATGTCAGGGGGCGCAGCAACCTGCAGGCGCACTACGCGGCGCACCTGGCGACGCGCTGGGACGACGAGCTGCGCCGCGCGTTCGATACCGCGCTCGCGGCGACGTCGCGCTTCGAGAGCACGCGCGGCGGCGAACGCACGATCTACGAATCGCACGCGCTGCCGCTGACGGACGCCGCCGGTGAGGTCGACCGCGTGATCTGGGTCGCTTTCGACGTGGGACACGCCGAAAAGGCCGCGAACGAAGAAGCGCACGACGCGGCGCGCCGGCGCAACGCCCTGGTGCGCGAGGTGCACCATCGCGTCAAGAACAACCTCCAGGGCATCGTCGGGCTGCTGCGGCAGCTCGCCGATCGGGACGATGCGCTCGGACCGCCGCTGTCGAAGGCGATCGTGCAGCTGCAGGCGATCGCGGTGATCCACGGCTTGCAGGGTCAGGAGCTGCGCGAGAACGTGCCGCTCGTGGGCATGCTCGGCGAGATCGCGTCTTCGGTCGAGCGCGCCACCGGCGCCGTGATCGAATACGACGCCGCGGCCGTGCGCGACGATGCGCCGGTGAGCGTGCGCGAGAGCGAAGCGGTGACGATCGCGCTCGCGCTCAACGAGCTCATGATGAACGCCGCGAAGCACCGGCGTGACGGCGGGCGGATCGCGATCTCCACGCTCGTGCACGCGAGGCGCGCGGTCGTGGAGGTGTCCAACGAAGGCCGGCTCGACCTCGCGTTCGATTACGCCTCGAACGCCGGTCTGGGAACCGGCCTGGAGCTCGTCAAGGCGCTGCTGCCGCTCGACGGCGTACGCCTCTCGTATACACAGGACGGCGTTCACGTCAAAGCGACGCTGGAGCTCGCCGCGCCGGTGCTCGTCAGCGAACAAGAAACATCGGAGACCCGAGATGACTGGGACAGGCGCAAACGCCCACATTCTGATCGTAGACGATGA
- a CDS encoding ATP-binding protein: MPHGSRSVRRRLVLATLATTLIALVVAGAAMLYQDMRLYERTLLEDLATQAEIVGRASAAALKFDDARVAEENLELLYAKPLVKAAALYNARGLVFATYAREPGRENAEIPGKPDTDGIRVHGATAVLFKRLGTADSPLGTLYIKADYDAGQHLRAYLTILVLVLLGALGVSLIVAWWLQRTVTHPILAMRDVAREVVETRDYSLRAPKTTQDEIGYLADAFNRMLGEIEQRSSQLEQSNASLEQQVVERQQVEAELRRVQEELTQLNGELEERVTQRTEQLAAANKELESFSYSVSHDLRAPVRAIVGFSKLLAEHHETSLDDEAKRKLGIVRSEAARMGTLIDDLLAFSRLGRQSLQMRSVDMEDLVRLNFEQLKTQNPEATHELKLGHLPQALGDRSLLAQVWINLLSNAFKFSGKKENPTIEVNAISDAREHTYFVRDNGAGFDPRYGAKLFGVFQRLHDQSDFPGTGVGLALVHRIITRHGGRVWAEGEPGVGATFYFTLPRSSSDGRV; the protein is encoded by the coding sequence ATGCCCCACGGTTCGCGCTCGGTGCGCCGCCGGCTCGTGCTGGCGACGCTGGCCACGACGCTGATCGCGCTGGTCGTCGCCGGCGCGGCGATGCTCTACCAGGACATGCGGCTGTACGAGCGCACGCTGCTCGAAGATCTCGCCACCCAGGCCGAGATCGTCGGCCGTGCGAGCGCCGCGGCGCTGAAGTTCGACGATGCGCGCGTGGCCGAGGAAAACCTCGAGCTGCTTTACGCCAAACCGCTGGTCAAGGCGGCCGCGCTCTACAACGCCCGCGGCCTCGTCTTCGCGACCTACGCGCGCGAGCCCGGCCGGGAGAACGCCGAGATCCCCGGCAAGCCCGACACCGACGGCATCCGCGTGCACGGCGCGACCGCGGTGCTCTTCAAGCGCCTCGGCACCGCGGACTCGCCGCTCGGCACGCTCTACATCAAGGCCGATTACGACGCGGGCCAGCACCTGCGCGCCTATCTCACCATCCTCGTGCTCGTGCTGCTGGGCGCGCTCGGCGTGTCGCTGATCGTGGCGTGGTGGCTCCAGCGCACCGTCACGCACCCGATACTCGCGATGCGCGACGTGGCGCGCGAGGTCGTCGAGACGCGGGATTATTCGCTGCGCGCGCCGAAGACGACCCAGGACGAGATCGGCTATCTCGCCGACGCCTTCAACCGCATGCTCGGCGAGATCGAGCAGCGCAGCTCGCAGCTCGAGCAGTCGAACGCGAGCCTCGAGCAGCAGGTCGTCGAGCGGCAGCAGGTCGAAGCGGAGCTGCGCCGGGTGCAGGAGGAGCTCACGCAGCTGAACGGCGAGCTCGAGGAGCGCGTCACCCAGCGCACCGAGCAGCTCGCCGCGGCGAACAAGGAGCTCGAGAGCTTCAGCTACTCGGTCTCGCACGACCTGCGCGCCCCGGTGCGCGCCATCGTGGGTTTCTCCAAGCTGCTCGCCGAGCACCACGAGACCTCGCTCGACGACGAGGCGAAGAGGAAGCTCGGCATCGTTCGGTCTGAAGCCGCGCGCATGGGCACCCTCATCGACGATCTGCTGGCGTTCTCGCGGCTGGGGCGCCAGTCGCTGCAGATGCGCAGCGTCGACATGGAGGATCTCGTCAGGCTGAACTTCGAGCAGCTCAAGACGCAGAACCCCGAAGCGACCCACGAGCTCAAGCTGGGGCACCTGCCGCAGGCGCTCGGCGACCGCAGCCTGCTCGCGCAGGTGTGGATCAACCTGCTTTCAAACGCGTTCAAGTTTTCAGGCAAGAAAGAAAACCCCACAATAGAGGTCAACGCGATCAGCGACGCCAGGGAGCACACCTACTTCGTCCGCGACAACGGCGCCGGTTTCGACCCGCGCTACGGGGCGAAGCTCTTCGGGGTGTTCCAGCGGCTGCACGATCAGTCGGACTTCCCGGGGACCGGTGTGGGCCTCGCGCTCGTGCACCGCATCATCACGCGGCACGGCGGCCGTGTCTGGGCCGAGGGCGAGCCGGGTGTCGGCGCGACGTTCTATTTCACCCTTCCGAGGAGCAGCAGCGATGGAAGAGTTTGA
- a CDS encoding response regulator codes for MTGTGANAHILIVDDDRLVLALIGRGLRDAGYRVTEANDSASALRAVEAEAPDLALLDVRMPDMSGVKLAETIAARHAVPFMFLSAYDDPATIGRATELGALGYLVKPLDVPQIIPSIEAALARAAQIRSLKDTGEQLSHALETGREINVALGILMERQRLTRQAAYELLRTSARSQRRRMQEIAASLVDALDQLNGLAPARERPRDH; via the coding sequence ATGACTGGGACAGGCGCAAACGCCCACATTCTGATCGTAGACGATGACCGGCTGGTGCTGGCGCTGATCGGCCGCGGGCTGCGCGACGCCGGTTACCGCGTGACCGAAGCGAACGACAGCGCGAGCGCCTTGCGCGCGGTAGAGGCCGAGGCGCCCGATCTCGCCCTGCTCGACGTCCGCATGCCGGACATGTCGGGCGTCAAGCTGGCCGAGACGATCGCCGCCCGGCACGCGGTCCCGTTCATGTTCCTCTCGGCCTACGACGACCCCGCGACGATCGGGCGGGCGACCGAGCTCGGAGCGCTCGGCTATCTGGTGAAACCCCTGGACGTGCCGCAGATCATTCCGTCCATCGAAGCGGCGCTGGCGCGGGCCGCACAGATCCGCAGCCTGAAGGACACGGGCGAGCAGCTGAGCCACGCGCTCGAGACCGGGCGCGAGATCAACGTCGCCCTCGGCATCCTGATGGAGCGCCAGCGTCTCACCCGCCAGGCCGCGTACGAGCTGCTGCGCACCAGCGCACGGTCGCAGCGGCGCCGCATGCAGGAGATCGCGGCGAGCCTCGTGGACGCGCTGGACCAGCTCAACGGTCTCGCGCCCGCCCGGGAGAGGCCGCGCGACCATTGA
- a CDS encoding EAL domain-containing protein, whose protein sequence is MDSLVRVLFVEDQPLDAELCEHELRRAGLKFESKRVYTRASFTEALATFAPDLILSDFSMPTDLDGFTALGLAQERAADIPFVFVSGTIGEERAVEAMKAGATDYVLKDKLNRLGPVVRRALNEARERRDKLHAQAELRSSETRFRSFMQHLPARASIRDLDGRYTYVNEVWEEAHGLDARDVLGRPYTQVWDPVQVAELKAVHEQVIATNQPLRRTVRRGEGDTLRWWLSNHFPIPDAQGRPAMVGAIGLDITEQKLQDEKIERLNRIHAVLSGINAAIVRIRDTQKLLYEACRIAIDDGGFGLAWIGMLDRASGEIHPVASAGLLQYEDTANNPIVVHGMPEAGGHLERMLTSAKPAIVNDIAAESDLPQRLAEAAERGYRSLVILPLKVGGVVAGNFTLYATQTNVFTHDEVKLLMELAADVSFALEHIDAEQRLYYLAWHDPVTGIANRQLLRDRLERAIQGVRRDDGGIAVLVWDVKRFRGINDTYGRDVGDGLLRRIAARVSAEWTGLAETARLSADYFGGFLLGVQPSDVAHMIKESAPTLAQPYLVGDHELRVDISVGIAFFPADGASADSLLANAEAALKQAKLRSEPFLFYEPAMNARVAEKLTLEHKMRRALEKNEFTLHYQPKLHLATGQVSGVEALIRWEDPEHGLVPPMRFIPLLEETGLILDVGRWALEKALDDWKSRAATGRYTPRVAVNVSAIQLRRSDFVDVVARALADSPGAHHGLELELTETILMESIGENSRKLRELRELGVHFAIDDFGTGYSSLSYLAKLAVDSLKIDRAFIMTMTEEQQSMTIVSTIISLAHALDLSVVAEGVETAAQHELLRSLGCDEIQGYFYSTPVPWEACLELCDAPPPGPG, encoded by the coding sequence CGTGTCCGGCACGATCGGTGAGGAGCGCGCGGTCGAAGCGATGAAGGCCGGCGCGACCGATTACGTCCTCAAGGACAAGCTCAACCGGCTCGGTCCGGTGGTCAGGCGCGCGCTCAACGAAGCGCGCGAGCGCCGTGACAAGCTGCACGCGCAGGCGGAGCTGCGCTCGAGCGAGACGCGCTTCCGCTCCTTCATGCAGCACCTGCCGGCGCGCGCTTCGATCCGCGACCTCGACGGGCGCTACACCTACGTGAACGAAGTGTGGGAAGAAGCGCACGGCCTCGACGCGCGGGACGTGCTCGGCAGGCCGTACACGCAGGTCTGGGATCCCGTGCAGGTCGCCGAGCTCAAGGCGGTGCACGAGCAGGTGATCGCGACCAACCAGCCGCTCCGCCGAACGGTCCGCCGCGGCGAAGGCGACACGCTGAGATGGTGGCTCTCGAATCATTTCCCGATCCCCGACGCCCAAGGGCGTCCGGCGATGGTCGGCGCAATCGGGCTCGACATCACCGAGCAGAAGCTCCAGGACGAGAAGATCGAGCGCCTCAACCGCATCCACGCCGTGCTCTCGGGCATCAACGCCGCGATCGTGCGCATCCGAGACACCCAGAAGCTGCTCTACGAAGCGTGCCGCATCGCGATCGACGACGGCGGCTTCGGCCTGGCGTGGATCGGCATGCTCGACCGCGCGAGCGGCGAGATCCATCCGGTCGCGAGCGCGGGACTGCTGCAGTACGAGGACACCGCCAACAACCCGATCGTCGTCCACGGCATGCCGGAAGCCGGCGGCCACCTCGAGCGCATGCTGACCTCGGCCAAGCCGGCGATCGTCAACGACATCGCGGCCGAATCCGACCTGCCGCAGCGTCTCGCCGAGGCGGCAGAGCGCGGCTACCGCTCGCTCGTCATCCTGCCGCTCAAGGTCGGCGGCGTGGTCGCGGGCAACTTCACGCTGTACGCGACGCAGACCAACGTCTTCACGCACGACGAGGTGAAGCTGCTGATGGAGCTCGCCGCGGACGTCTCTTTCGCGCTCGAGCACATCGACGCCGAGCAGAGGCTGTACTACCTCGCGTGGCACGACCCGGTCACCGGCATCGCGAACCGGCAGCTCCTGCGCGACCGCCTCGAGCGTGCGATACAGGGCGTGCGCCGCGACGACGGCGGCATCGCCGTGCTGGTGTGGGACGTGAAGCGCTTCCGCGGCATCAACGACACCTACGGCCGCGATGTCGGCGACGGGCTGCTCCGCCGCATCGCCGCGCGCGTCTCTGCGGAATGGACCGGTCTCGCGGAGACCGCGCGGCTGTCGGCCGACTACTTCGGCGGCTTTCTCCTCGGCGTGCAGCCTTCGGACGTCGCGCACATGATCAAGGAGTCGGCGCCGACGCTCGCCCAGCCGTACCTCGTCGGCGATCACGAGCTCCGGGTCGACATCTCGGTCGGCATCGCGTTCTTCCCCGCCGACGGCGCGAGCGCCGACAGCCTGCTCGCCAACGCCGAAGCAGCGCTCAAGCAGGCGAAGCTGCGCAGCGAGCCGTTCCTCTTCTACGAGCCCGCGATGAACGCGCGCGTCGCCGAAAAGCTCACGCTCGAGCACAAGATGCGCCGCGCGCTCGAGAAGAACGAGTTCACGCTGCACTACCAGCCCAAGCTGCATCTTGCGACCGGGCAGGTCAGCGGCGTCGAAGCGCTGATCCGCTGGGAGGATCCCGAGCACGGGCTCGTGCCGCCGATGCGCTTCATCCCGCTGCTCGAAGAGACCGGACTCATCCTCGACGTCGGCCGCTGGGCGCTGGAAAAAGCGCTCGACGACTGGAAGAGCCGCGCCGCGACGGGTCGCTACACGCCGCGCGTCGCGGTGAACGTCTCGGCGATCCAGCTTCGCCGCAGCGATTTCGTGGACGTGGTCGCACGCGCGCTCGCGGACAGCCCGGGCGCCCACCACGGCCTCGAGCTCGAGCTCACCGAGACCATCCTGATGGAAAGCATCGGCGAGAACAGCCGGAAGCTGCGCGAGCTGCGCGAGCTGGGCGTGCATTTTGCTATCGACGACTTCGGGACCGGCTATTCGTCGTTGAGCTATCTCGCCAAGCTCGCCGTCGATTCGCTCAAGATCGACCGCGCGTTCATCATGACGATGACCGAAGAACAGCAAAGCATGACGATCGTCTCGACCATCATCTCGCTCGCGCACGCGCTCGACCTGTCGGTCGTCGCCGAAGGCGTGGAGACTGCCGCGCAGCACGAGCTCCTGCGCTCGCTCGGCTGCGACGAGATCCAGGGTTATTTCTACAGCACCCCGGTGCCGTGGGAGGCGTGCCTCGAGCTCTGCGACGCGCCTCCACCCGGTCCGGGCTAG
- a CDS encoding cupredoxin family copper-binding protein produces MRTRHVIGVAAAAVALAAGLAAGAQRAATHTVIMEAVGFQPPSLTVNAGDTVVWTNKDPFPHTATAQDKSFDSGEIAAGKSWKLVAKKKGTFAYVCTYHPTMKATLVVR; encoded by the coding sequence GTGCGCACCCGCCATGTCATCGGCGTCGCGGCGGCCGCCGTGGCGCTCGCGGCCGGCCTCGCCGCCGGCGCGCAGCGCGCCGCCACTCACACGGTGATCATGGAGGCGGTCGGGTTCCAGCCGCCCTCGCTCACCGTCAACGCCGGCGACACCGTGGTGTGGACGAACAAAGACCCGTTTCCCCACACCGCCACGGCGCAGGACAAGAGCTTCGACTCCGGCGAGATCGCCGCCGGGAAGTCGTGGAAGCTCGTCGCGAAGAAGAAGGGCACGTTCGCCTACGTGTGCACCTATCACCCGACGATGAAGGCAACGCTGGTCGTCAGATAG